A region from the Mercenaria mercenaria strain notata chromosome 7, MADL_Memer_1, whole genome shotgun sequence genome encodes:
- the LOC123555675 gene encoding uncharacterized protein LOC123555675 yields the protein MKFYAVILLLVVVFVANSDAFWKKRCKKCKWGRGYGGGGGGGGGGGYGGGYGGGYGGGYGGGYGGGYGGGYGGGYGGGYGGGYGGGYGGGGGGGRGWKKY from the exons ATGAAATTCTACGCCGTTATTCTCTTGCTGGTGGTAGTGTTTGTAGCTAACAGCGATG CATTCTGGAAGAAAAGATGCAAGAAGTGTAAGTGGGGACGCGGATACGGGGGAGGCGGCGGTGGCGGCGGAGGTGGAGGTTATGGCGGAGGGTACGGCGGAGGGTATGGTGGCGGTTATGGTGGCGGATACGGCGGAGGATATGGTGGCGGATACGGCGGCGGATACGGCGGAGGGTATGGTGGCGGGTACGGCGGAGGTTATGGTGGTGGTGGCGGTGGCGGCCGCGGCTGGAAGAAATACTAA